The following nucleotide sequence is from Streptomyces sp. NBC_00237.
GGCGGATCAGCGGGTGAGGCGGATCAGGCAAGTACGGCCACCGTGGCACGGGAGCGCCGGGGGTTCGCGGCGGGCGTGGCGTTCGGGGGTACGCGGGCGGGGGAGGAACCCGGTACGCGTGCGGGGAGGGAGCCCGGTACGCGTGCGGGGAGGAGCCGCCCCCCCCGGGCTGCTCCTCCCGCACGCGTGTCGGCTGCGACCTCGGGTCACTTCGAGGTGACGGTGACCTTCTCGTCGTTCTGGATCTGCTTCACCAGCTGGCCCAGCTTCTCCTTGTCCCAGATGACGTTGCCGTTCTTCCGGAAGCCGCTGCTGGGCATGTTCATGGACTTGCCCTCGCCGCCGCTGACGCCCTTCATCGCGAAGAACATCCCGGCCAGGTCGAACAGGCCCATGTCCTTGTCCACGATCAGCGTGTCCAGGCCCGCGCCCAGCGTCGGGTAGAGCGAGAAGGGGTTCAGGAGCGTGCCGGGGGACGCCGCCTGGCTGGCCAGGGCCGCCAGGAACTTCTGCTGGTTCTTGGTGCGCGCGAGGTCCGCCTCGGCGAAGGCGTACCGGGTGCGGACGAAGGCGAGGGCCTGCTCGCCGTTGAGGGTCTGCTTGCCCGCCTGGAAGTCGGCGCCGGACTTCTTGTCCTTGAAGCCCTTGGGGATGTCCAGGTCGACGCCGCCCATCGCGTCCACGATGTTCGCGAACCCGGCGAAGCCGATCTCCGCGTAGTGGTCGATGCGCAGTCCCGTGTTGTGCTCGACGGTACGGACGAGGAGCTCGGGGCCGTCCTCGGCGTACGCGGCGTTGAGCTTGGTGCGCCGGTGCTGGTTCTCGAAGCGCTTGCCGGAGTCCGAACCGACGAAGGACGGGATCTCCACGTCCGAGTCGCGCGGCAGCGAGATCATCGTGTCGCCGCTGGAGCACGAGGCCAGGATCATCATCGAGTCGGTGCGCTTGCCCCCTGCGGAGCCGGTGTGCAGGCGCTTCTTGTCCTCGGCGGTCATGCCCTCACGGCTGTCCGAGCCCACGACCAGGTACGTCGTGCAGTCGCCCTCTTCGGGGCGGTCGATGACCTTGGAGAGGTCGACCTCGCGGCGGACCTTGGAGTCGGCCCAGAAGTAGGTGGCGACGGACGTCACCGCGAGGACGGAGACGACCGCGATCGCGCCGATCTTGATCCGACGGCCCCAGTTCGGGGCGGGACGCGGGCCGCGCGTGCTGCTGGAGCCCGGGCCTGGGGGCCCGCCGCCGTTGCCGCGGCCGCCACCGCCTCCGCCGCCGTAGACCTGGCCGGTGTTGTACCCGTCGTTACGGGAGCCCTGGCCCTGTCCCTGGCCGTACGCGTAGTCGTCGTACCCCTGCGCCTGCTGCGGCGGGACACCGCGCGGCGGGGCGGACGGGGCGGGCGGGGCGGGGCGGCGGTTGGAGGGCGGCGGGACCTGGCCGCGCTGCACATGCCGCATCACCCGGGGGCCCTCGGGCTGCGGGCTTCCGCTGCCTCGGCCGTACCCGTCGTCGCGGTCGTCGTTTCGTGCACTGGGCCAGTCGCTCATGACTTCAGTGTGCGGGCTGGGAGCGTCGGGCTCACAGGGCGGGTGGGAATTCGGGGCAGGGCTGTTGCAGAGCTGTGTCAATGCGATAGGCGCATAAAGTAGAGGGCATGACAGATCAGGCCCAGGCCCCGGAAGATCCCATTCCGGGCAAGCCCACCTCCGCTTCCCGCACCACCCTCAGCCACATCATGACCTTCGCGGAAACGAATCTGCTGGGCACCGTGCACGGTGGCGTGATCATGAAGCTGGTGGACGACGCGGCGGGCGCTGTCGCGGGCCGCCACTCCGGCGGCCCGGCCGTCACCGCGTCCATGGACGAGATGGTCTTCCTGGAGCCGGTCCAGGTCGGCGACCTCGTCCACGTGAAGGCCCAGTGCAACTGGACCGGCCGCTCCTCCATGGAGATCGGCGTACGGGTCCTGGCCGAGCGGTGGAACGAGTCGACCCCCGCCCAGCAGGTCGGCTCGGCGTACCTGGTCTTCGCCGCCGTCGACGCGGACGGCAGGACGCGCCCGGTGCCGCCGGTGGTCCCGGAGACGGAGCGCGACAAGCGGCGCTACCAGGAGGCGCAGATCCGGCGCACCCACCGCCTGGCCCGGCGCCGCGCGATCAAGGAGCTGCGGGACCGGCGGGCGGCGGAGGGGCTCAACGACTGAGCGGAGGGGCTCAGCCACGGAGCGGAGGGGTTCAACGGCTGAGCGGATGGGGTTCAACGGCTGGGCGGAGGGGGGCTCAGCGACGGAGCCCCGGCGGCATCGGCGGCGTACCGGAAGCGAAGGCTACGGGCACACCACCTGGTCCCCGGTCACCACCCCGAACTCCCCCTGGTACTCGTCCTGTGCCCGCACCGCCTTCACCCCCCGGAAGTCCGCCCCCGCGGTCACCCGCATCGTCCCGCCCTGCCCCGGCACCGCCCTCAGCTCGCAGCCCGGCAGGGCCGCCGCCAGGGACTGCGCGGAGCGGTCCCAGCGCGGGTCGTACGTCAGCAGCGTGCGGGTGAGGTCCCGGCGCACCCCGTTCCCCGGCAGCCCCGTCGTGCGGAAGCCGGTGGCCCGCAGCGCCGCGTCGACCCGCCTGCCCAGGCCCGCCGTGCGCGTGCCGTTGTCGACCTGCACCCGGATCTGCTCCGGCGAGACGTCCACCGGGTTCACCGGGTTCGCCTTCGCGCTCTTGGGGCGCGGGACGCCCAGCGGCCGGTCCTCGCGCAGCGTCTGGAAGAGCTTCTTCGACTTGGCGTCGTCCCACTTCAGGGTGGAGCCGATGCCCTTCACCGGGTAGCTCATCTCGCCGATCGGCACCGACGTGAACTCCGACGACGCCGGGGTGAAGCCCCGCATCGCCTGCCCCAGCGCCAGCATCTGCGACGTCCCGAAGCCCTGGTCGGCCCGTACCGAACCCAGCAGCGTGCCCGCCACCTCGCGGAACTTCACCGGGTTCAGCAGCGCCCCGCTGTCCGTCGCCTTGGCGATGAAAGCGGCCAGGAACCGCTGCTGGCGCTGCATCCGGCCGAGGTCGGACGCTCCGTCGATGTGCCGCGAGCGCACGTACTGAAGGGC
It contains:
- a CDS encoding LCP family protein, translated to MSDWPSARNDDRDDGYGRGSGSPQPEGPRVMRHVQRGQVPPPSNRRPAPPAPSAPPRGVPPQQAQGYDDYAYGQGQGQGSRNDGYNTGQVYGGGGGGGRGNGGGPPGPGSSSTRGPRPAPNWGRRIKIGAIAVVSVLAVTSVATYFWADSKVRREVDLSKVIDRPEEGDCTTYLVVGSDSREGMTAEDKKRLHTGSAGGKRTDSMMILASCSSGDTMISLPRDSDVEIPSFVGSDSGKRFENQHRRTKLNAAYAEDGPELLVRTVEHNTGLRIDHYAEIGFAGFANIVDAMGGVDLDIPKGFKDKKSGADFQAGKQTLNGEQALAFVRTRYAFAEADLARTKNQQKFLAALASQAASPGTLLNPFSLYPTLGAGLDTLIVDKDMGLFDLAGMFFAMKGVSGGEGKSMNMPSSGFRKNGNVIWDKEKLGQLVKQIQNDEKVTVTSK
- a CDS encoding acyl-CoA thioesterase — its product is MTDQAQAPEDPIPGKPTSASRTTLSHIMTFAETNLLGTVHGGVIMKLVDDAAGAVAGRHSGGPAVTASMDEMVFLEPVQVGDLVHVKAQCNWTGRSSMEIGVRVLAERWNESTPAQQVGSAYLVFAAVDADGRTRPVPPVVPETERDKRRYQEAQIRRTHRLARRRAIKELRDRRAAEGLND
- a CDS encoding LCP family protein, producing the protein MPVPPRQPTPRPDPHARRRDRGEPLPRGRKAARRRQRQDERPHWGLRAATTLSVLVLAAGGIGHAMVTSMNTGINRVDPFKDMKNRPEAEAGRGMNILLVGTDGRDRITKEEKEKYRLGGAPCHCTDTIMLVHVSEDRNRASVVSLPRDSYAEMPEHTDETTGDHHKAHPVKINAAYAEGGPSLTTRTVEHMTGVKIDHYLEVDFTSFMKTVDVLGGVDICTATSLKDSYTGLDLAPGTHRLSGGEALQYVRSRHIDGASDLGRMQRQQRFLAAFIAKATDSGALLNPVKFREVAGTLLGSVRADQGFGTSQMLALGQAMRGFTPASSEFTSVPIGEMSYPVKGIGSTLKWDDAKSKKLFQTLREDRPLGVPRPKSAKANPVNPVDVSPEQIRVQVDNGTRTAGLGRRVDAALRATGFRTTGLPGNGVRRDLTRTLLTYDPRWDRSAQSLAAALPGCELRAVPGQGGTMRVTAGADFRGVKAVRAQDEYQGEFGVVTGDQVVCP